The Nitrospirota bacterium genome contains a region encoding:
- a CDS encoding M3 family oligoendopeptidase has translation MPLVAARKPTSTKAEHPALEQIPDRWNLSHLVRDPLRDFDRLIAELDRKVTAFESWRDRLNPAMSNEAFLELLRLDEEIATGSSKLGAYAYLWFSEDTKNLPARSFKTKVEERLAAFQNRLLFFELWWQDVDETNAARLLAGSGDYRYYLQTIRRFTPHTLSEPEEKIINLKNITGRSALNTLYEVVTNGFTFTLTVKGRHKTLNREELMAYVRSPLPRLREAAYRELYRVFAANHDLIGEMYKTLVNDWKTENLRLRKFATPIASRNLGNDVPDAAVSALLSVCAKNADVFQEYFRLKARICKIKPMTRYHIYAPHRVEQKRFRYPDAVRMVLDAYRTFSPKLADLAERVFRDRHIDAKTRPGKLSGAYCYSVVPGLTPYVLLNFTGEARDIATMAHELGHAVHGMMASHHSVFTFHATLPLAETASVFGERILSDALISQERNKAVRQSLLLSQIDDLYATVLRQAYFVLFEQIAHEMIANGATVQDLAASYLESLRRQFGRAVRVPDEFRWEWLTIPHLFASPFYCYAYSFGNLLVLALYRMYKKQGSAFIPRYLALLAAGGSQSPQEILSEVGVDMTSEAFWQSGFETIKDIVEQLDRTAL, from the coding sequence ATGCCTCTTGTCGCTGCGCGCAAGCCGACTTCAACCAAGGCCGAACACCCGGCCCTGGAACAGATCCCGGATCGGTGGAACTTGTCGCACCTTGTCAGGGACCCGCTTCGGGATTTCGACCGGCTCATCGCCGAGCTGGACCGAAAGGTGACCGCTTTTGAGTCCTGGCGGGATCGGCTGAATCCTGCCATGTCGAACGAAGCCTTCCTTGAATTGCTCCGTCTCGACGAGGAGATTGCTACAGGCTCATCGAAGCTGGGCGCCTATGCCTACCTCTGGTTTTCCGAGGACACGAAGAACCTGCCGGCCCGGTCGTTCAAGACCAAGGTGGAAGAACGGTTGGCGGCGTTCCAGAATCGCTTGCTCTTCTTCGAGCTCTGGTGGCAGGACGTGGATGAAACGAACGCCGCCCGGTTGCTCGCCGGCTCCGGAGACTACCGCTATTACCTCCAAACCATCAGACGTTTCACACCGCACACGCTGTCGGAGCCGGAGGAGAAAATTATCAACCTGAAAAACATCACCGGCCGGAGCGCGTTGAATACCCTCTACGAGGTGGTGACCAACGGATTCACCTTTACCTTGACCGTCAAGGGCAGACACAAGACGCTCAACCGTGAAGAGTTGATGGCCTATGTACGGAGCCCCCTGCCCCGCCTGAGGGAGGCTGCGTATCGCGAGCTCTACCGTGTCTTTGCGGCCAATCACGACCTGATCGGCGAGATGTATAAGACCCTGGTGAACGACTGGAAGACCGAAAATCTCCGGCTTCGCAAGTTTGCCACGCCGATTGCCAGCCGCAATCTGGGGAACGATGTGCCGGACGCCGCCGTCTCCGCCCTGCTGTCGGTCTGCGCCAAGAATGCCGACGTCTTCCAGGAATATTTCCGACTGAAAGCCCGCATCTGCAAGATCAAACCGATGACCCGTTACCACATTTACGCGCCGCACCGGGTGGAACAGAAGCGGTTTCGCTATCCCGACGCCGTCCGGATGGTGCTGGATGCGTATCGCACGTTCTCGCCGAAGTTGGCCGACCTCGCCGAACGCGTGTTTCGCGACCGTCACATCGACGCGAAGACCAGACCGGGTAAGCTGAGCGGAGCATACTGCTATAGCGTGGTGCCTGGGCTCACTCCCTACGTGCTGCTGAACTTTACCGGGGAAGCCCGCGACATTGCCACCATGGCCCACGAATTGGGGCATGCGGTCCACGGCATGATGGCCTCCCATCACTCCGTGTTTACGTTCCACGCCACCTTACCGCTCGCGGAAACCGCCTCGGTGTTCGGCGAGCGAATCCTGTCGGACGCGCTGATTTCTCAAGAGCGAAACAAGGCTGTTCGGCAAAGCCTGTTGCTGTCTCAGATCGACGACCTGTATGCCACCGTTCTTCGGCAGGCGTACTTTGTCCTGTTCGAGCAGATCGCCCATGAGATGATCGCCAACGGCGCAACCGTCCAAGACTTGGCCGCTTCCTACCTCGAGAGCTTGCGACGGCAGTTCGGCAGGGCCGTGCGCGTCCCCGACGAGTTTCGCTGGGAATGGTTGACCATTCCGCATCTTTTCGCCAGTCCCTTTTATTGCTACGCGTACAGCTTCGGTAATTTATTGGTGCTGGCGCTCTATCGGATGTACAAGAAGCAAGGCTCCGCCTTCATCCCTCGCTATCTGGCCCTCTTAGCGGCGGGAGGGTCACAGAGCCCGCAGGAAATCCTTTCGGAGGTGGGTGTAGACATGACGTCCGAGGCATTTTGGCAGTCGGGATTCGAGACGATTAAGGACATCGTCGAGCAACTTGACCGAACAGCCCTATAG
- a CDS encoding (2Fe-2S)-binding protein produces the protein MYVCLCKGLTESDVRAAGRAGAVTPCQLIETFGLKKNGCCGRCAKNIHEFVSLATSHLVAPCRNSATPTS, from the coding sequence ATGTATGTCTGCCTCTGCAAAGGCCTCACCGAATCGGATGTGCGGGCGGCCGGACGAGCGGGCGCAGTCACGCCCTGCCAGTTGATCGAGACCTTTGGACTTAAGAAAAACGGCTGCTGCGGTCGTTGCGCCAAGAATATCCACGAATTCGTTTCGCTGGCGACGAGCCATCTCGTCGCTCCCTGCCGCAATTCAGCAACGCCTACCTCCTAG
- a CDS encoding NAD(P)H-dependent oxidoreductase — MAANVHSSLPSPAVIFPVSRSCRSDRSRCGGSRMRQTIGLVVLATTLAALGGRVEAVEKATPSVKVLVAYHSMTGNTEKMAEAVSEGAKSVPGTLVVLKRVGLVTADDLFSSDAVVVGSPVYWSNMAGEVKTFFDNWQLKFGVFPEFKMRNKVGAAFATGGQIASGKEVTMLTILAAMLGNQMIVVSGGGAFGASATTEGESPGIDQNELAAAKALGRRVAEITAVMKRGMAR, encoded by the coding sequence TTGGCCGCCAATGTGCATTCGTCTCTCCCGAGTCCCGCCGTCATCTTTCCTGTCTCCCGTTCTTGTCGAAGTGATCGCAGTCGCTGTGGAGGATCCCGCATGCGTCAAACAATCGGTTTAGTGGTTTTGGCGACAACCCTTGCCGCGCTTGGCGGTCGTGTCGAGGCGGTTGAGAAGGCAACGCCCTCGGTCAAGGTACTGGTCGCATATCATTCCATGACCGGAAACACCGAGAAAATGGCCGAAGCGGTCAGCGAGGGAGCGAAGAGCGTTCCGGGAACGCTTGTCGTGCTGAAGCGCGTAGGACTGGTCACGGCCGATGATCTCTTTTCCTCCGATGCTGTCGTCGTCGGCTCGCCCGTCTATTGGTCGAATATGGCCGGAGAGGTGAAGACCTTCTTCGATAATTGGCAGTTGAAGTTCGGCGTCTTTCCGGAGTTCAAGATGCGCAACAAAGTCGGGGCGGCCTTTGCGACCGGCGGGCAGATTGCATCGGGCAAGGAAGTCACCATGCTGACCATTTTGGCCGCTATGCTGGGCAATCAGATGATCGTGGTCAGCGGGGGCGGGGCGTTCGGCGCCTCAGCGACGACTGAAGGAGAGAGTCCGGGCATCGATCAAAACGAACTGGCTGCCGCAAAAGCCCTCGGTCGACGCGTCGCAGAAATCACAGCGGTGATGAAGCGAGGAATGGCGCGATAA
- a CDS encoding DUF192 domain-containing protein: MKTPGGAIIYAELADTTEKRARGLMFRNSLAQDRGMLFAFSEPKPWTFWMKNTKVPLDIIWLDGKKRIVHIERNVPICTRTDDSCPQYQPTEDAMYVLEIAGGMADALKLQRGATLQFP, encoded by the coding sequence GTGAAAACGCCGGGCGGCGCGATCATCTATGCGGAGCTCGCCGATACGACCGAGAAGCGGGCGCGCGGGCTCATGTTCCGAAACAGCCTGGCTCAAGACCGTGGCATGCTGTTTGCGTTCTCCGAGCCCAAGCCGTGGACCTTCTGGATGAAGAACACCAAGGTCCCGCTGGACATCATTTGGCTGGACGGCAAGAAACGTATCGTTCACATCGAGCGAAACGTGCCGATCTGCACGCGCACCGACGACTCCTGTCCCCAGTACCAACCGACCGAAGACGCGATGTACGTGCTGGAGATCGCCGGCGGGATGGCCGATGCCTTGAAGCTGCAGCGCGGGGCCACGCTGCAGTTTCCTTAA
- a CDS encoding mechanosensitive ion channel family protein, which produces MSLGLLLIKIVLTTAGVIAVVVGLAYLARRREKTLPPAVFIVAGTTAVLADAALVFTSGVTPSPPQTVLNWIEVGAYCGASFLLLKAIDLFVIGDYLIGRKGTYIPDVVRTLILFTGLTAATLVILRLVMNINVIALVALPTVATAVVGVALRDTLVRFFSGIALGKMVRVGDWISVLDREGLVTDIGFGHLTLLTREHDHVAMPNNAVIQAGLINYSRPTTAHICSVTVEAAYRTPPSQVCAVLVEAALAVEGVLPEPKPVALVSSFNDSGVQYRLRFSVDDYSLRPLIESQVRTYVWNAFQRNGIEIPFPQRVVHTQAGAAPEQMTRQSDQIVSHLAAVDFLAVLAPEQIEVLARDATIQKFLPGERVVRQGEAGQELYIILDGTAEVRLQQDGRSMTVATLQKGQFFGEMSLLTGEPRSATVVAATPLRVVVVGKQGLSRVAQEDGRVIDRIGEVVARRQLATAAAKEQLAREGATIAVANQTRSLTERIRRFLWGGTTV; this is translated from the coding sequence GTGAGCCTTGGACTTCTGCTCATCAAAATCGTTCTCACGACCGCCGGCGTGATCGCGGTCGTCGTCGGGCTCGCCTATCTCGCGCGCAGGCGGGAGAAGACGCTTCCCCCGGCGGTCTTTATCGTCGCCGGCACCACGGCCGTGCTGGCTGACGCAGCATTGGTGTTCACCAGCGGCGTGACGCCTTCGCCTCCACAAACCGTCCTCAACTGGATAGAGGTGGGAGCTTACTGCGGGGCTTCGTTTCTTCTGTTGAAAGCGATCGATCTGTTCGTCATCGGGGATTACCTGATCGGTCGGAAGGGGACCTACATTCCCGATGTCGTGCGAACGCTGATTCTCTTTACGGGGCTGACGGCGGCCACCCTCGTCATTCTCCGGCTGGTGATGAACATCAACGTCATCGCGCTGGTGGCGTTGCCCACGGTCGCCACCGCCGTGGTAGGCGTCGCACTTCGGGACACGTTGGTGCGGTTCTTTTCCGGAATCGCGTTGGGCAAGATGGTGCGGGTGGGCGACTGGATTTCCGTGCTCGACCGAGAGGGGTTGGTGACCGACATCGGATTCGGCCATCTCACGTTGCTGACGCGCGAGCACGATCACGTCGCCATGCCCAACAACGCGGTGATTCAGGCCGGGCTGATCAATTACAGCCGCCCCACGACGGCGCACATCTGCTCGGTGACGGTCGAGGCCGCCTATCGCACGCCTCCGAGCCAGGTGTGCGCCGTGCTGGTCGAAGCCGCCTTGGCGGTGGAAGGGGTCTTGCCCGAGCCCAAACCGGTTGCGCTGGTGTCCTCGTTCAACGATTCCGGCGTGCAATATCGGTTGCGATTTTCGGTCGACGACTATTCCCTGCGCCCCTTGATCGAGAGCCAGGTGCGGACCTATGTGTGGAACGCGTTTCAGCGCAACGGCATCGAGATTCCATTCCCGCAGCGTGTGGTTCATACGCAGGCCGGGGCGGCGCCTGAACAAATGACGCGGCAGTCGGACCAGATCGTCAGCCATCTCGCCGCGGTGGATTTTCTGGCGGTGTTGGCTCCTGAACAAATCGAGGTTCTCGCCAGAGACGCGACGATCCAGAAATTTTTGCCTGGCGAGCGGGTGGTCCGGCAGGGCGAAGCCGGTCAGGAACTCTACATCATTTTAGACGGTACGGCCGAGGTCCGCCTCCAGCAAGATGGTCGAAGCATGACGGTGGCCACGCTCCAGAAGGGCCAGTTTTTCGGAGAAATGTCGTTGCTGACGGGAGAGCCCCGTTCGGCGACGGTTGTGGCGGCGACGCCGCTACGGGTCGTGGTCGTCGGCAAGCAAGGACTCAGTCGGGTGGCGCAAGAGGACGGCCGAGTGATCGACCGGATCGGCGAAGTGGTCGCTCGCCGCCAACTGGCGACTGCCGCCGCCAAGGAGCAACTCGCCCGAGAAGGCGCCACCATCGCGGTGGCGAATCAGACGCGGTCGTTGACCGAGCGCATTCGGCGGTTTCTGTGGGGCGGAACGACAGTCTAG
- a CDS encoding bifunctional (p)ppGpp synthetase/guanosine-3',5'-bis(diphosphate) 3'-pyrophosphohydrolase, with amino-acid sequence MPFETITDIEQLIERLKGYHADADVSLVRKAYEFSAKAHEGQTRRSGEPYLHHPLAVAGVLTSLKTDVAAVVAGLLHDTLEDTLATPEELEQEFGKEVVHLVDGVTKIGKISFRNYEEKQAENFRKMVLSMADDIRVVLIKLADRLHNMRTLEYLSEPKRRQIAQETLEIYAPLANRLGIGWIKNELEDLCLKHLKPDVYETLRVRVAKRDEDRQQYIDEVIRLVKKAMADAGLPGEVYGRPKHLYGIYQKMEKQSISFEEVYDLTALRIITDTKMNCYALLGVIHSLWRPVPGRFKDYIAIPKSNLYQSLHTTVVGPKGEHVEFQIRTEEMHRVAEYGIAAHWRYKEQGRIDERDSKVFSWLRQFVEWHQDLPDNRQFMDSVKLDLFHDVVYVFTPKGMVKELPKGSTPVDFAYAIHTEIGDHCVGAKVNGKIVPLKHQLTSGDTVEILTSPSQTPHKDWLKFVRTSRAKTKIKHWLKAEEQKRSVEIGRRLLEAEFRRHGLAPAQMLKSEQLSEVARQAGFETTDELAAAVGYGHLATAQVVSKLLPSSAGAETIAQAEGPPVSKPVAGRADDKGVKVKGARDLLMQLSRCCNPVPGDRILGYITRGRGLTIHTVDCPNLEALDYDRDRLVEVEWDTTATGTHAVKVSVIAVDKTGVLANVSSSIAECQANISRAEITTREDRKAVLDFVIEVTDTTHLSRVLKAIERVDGVITARRVRAWQER; translated from the coding sequence ATGCCGTTTGAGACGATTACCGATATCGAACAGTTGATCGAGCGGCTGAAGGGGTATCACGCCGACGCGGATGTGTCGCTCGTGCGGAAAGCCTACGAGTTCTCCGCGAAAGCGCACGAAGGCCAAACGCGGCGATCCGGCGAGCCGTATCTCCATCACCCTTTGGCCGTGGCCGGGGTGCTGACTTCGCTCAAGACCGACGTGGCCGCCGTGGTCGCCGGTCTGCTCCACGACACGCTCGAAGATACCTTGGCGACTCCCGAAGAGTTGGAACAGGAATTCGGGAAGGAGGTGGTCCATCTCGTCGACGGCGTGACCAAGATAGGGAAGATTTCCTTCCGGAACTACGAGGAAAAACAGGCCGAGAACTTTCGCAAGATGGTGTTGTCGATGGCGGACGACATCCGCGTCGTTCTCATCAAGCTCGCAGACCGACTCCACAACATGCGGACGCTGGAATACTTGAGCGAGCCCAAGCGCCGGCAAATCGCCCAGGAGACGCTGGAGATCTACGCACCGTTGGCCAACCGGCTGGGAATCGGCTGGATCAAGAACGAACTCGAAGACTTGTGTCTCAAGCATCTCAAACCGGACGTATACGAGACGCTCCGGGTGCGGGTGGCCAAACGCGATGAAGATCGCCAGCAATACATCGACGAAGTGATCCGGCTCGTGAAGAAAGCCATGGCGGACGCCGGTCTGCCGGGCGAGGTGTACGGCCGGCCGAAACACCTCTACGGGATCTATCAGAAGATGGAGAAACAATCGATCTCGTTCGAGGAGGTCTACGATTTGACGGCGCTCCGCATCATCACCGACACCAAGATGAACTGTTACGCGCTGTTGGGGGTGATCCACTCGCTCTGGCGCCCCGTTCCGGGCCGATTCAAAGATTATATCGCGATTCCGAAGTCCAATCTGTATCAGTCGCTCCATACGACGGTCGTCGGACCGAAGGGGGAGCATGTGGAATTTCAGATCCGCACCGAGGAGATGCATCGCGTGGCGGAGTACGGGATCGCCGCGCATTGGCGGTACAAGGAACAGGGCCGGATCGACGAGCGCGACAGCAAGGTCTTCAGTTGGTTGCGACAGTTCGTGGAGTGGCATCAGGACCTGCCGGACAATCGGCAGTTCATGGACTCCGTCAAGCTGGACTTGTTCCACGATGTCGTCTATGTCTTCACCCCGAAAGGCATGGTGAAGGAGCTGCCGAAAGGTTCGACGCCGGTCGACTTCGCCTACGCCATTCATACCGAAATCGGAGATCACTGCGTCGGCGCCAAAGTCAACGGCAAAATTGTTCCGCTCAAACACCAGTTGACCAGTGGAGACACCGTCGAGATCCTCACCTCGCCCAGCCAGACACCGCACAAGGATTGGCTCAAGTTTGTCCGCACGTCGCGCGCCAAGACGAAGATCAAGCATTGGCTCAAAGCCGAGGAGCAAAAACGCAGCGTCGAGATCGGCCGGCGGCTGCTCGAGGCGGAATTCCGCCGGCACGGTTTGGCGCCGGCGCAGATGCTCAAATCGGAGCAGTTGTCGGAAGTGGCCCGGCAAGCCGGGTTTGAAACGACGGACGAGCTGGCTGCGGCGGTCGGATACGGGCATCTGGCGACCGCACAGGTGGTGAGCAAGCTGCTCCCGTCCTCCGCGGGGGCCGAGACCATCGCGCAAGCGGAAGGACCGCCGGTGTCGAAGCCGGTCGCCGGGAGAGCCGACGACAAAGGCGTCAAGGTCAAGGGCGCGCGGGATCTGCTCATGCAGCTCTCACGTTGCTGCAACCCGGTTCCCGGGGATCGCATTCTCGGCTACATCACCCGCGGTCGCGGGCTGACGATCCATACGGTGGATTGTCCCAATCTCGAGGCGCTGGATTACGACCGAGATCGGTTGGTGGAAGTGGAATGGGATACGACCGCGACCGGCACGCATGCAGTCAAGGTGTCGGTCATCGCCGTAGACAAGACCGGCGTATTGGCGAATGTCTCGTCGTCGATCGCGGAGTGCCAGGCCAACATCAGCCGGGCCGAAATCACGACGCGCGAAGATCGGAAGGCGGTGCTGGATTTCGTGATCGAGGTCACCGATACGACCCACCTCAGCCGGGTGCTGAAGGCCATCGAGCGGGTGGACGGCGTCATCACCGCCAGGCGTGTCCGAGCATGGCAGGAGCGGTGA
- the recJ gene encoding single-stranded-DNA-specific exonuclease RecJ, which yields MRQKRWVFRDVCQTQRAALARALSISSVTASVLLARGVATPHEASRWLSSSAQAPHDPFLLPDMERAVDRLHQAAVNGEKICFYGDYDVDGISATSLYLTFFRSLGGTALVYIPHRLREGYGLNEAALRQLQQASVGLVVTSDCGTTSHREIATARALGLDVVVTDHHQTDGAMPPALAVLNPHRRDSRYPFKGLCSGALAWKVVQAYEQKYGGDVALESLMDLVALSTVADVVPLQDENRGFVREGLAQMTRGARCGIRALKQSAGIDRDCTADAVAFRLAPRINAAGRLAHALTSVRLLTTESELEAKQLAEELERLNRERQEIEEGMMAEALASVGEGGDAPALVLASPNWHLGVVGIVAARLVERFHRPAIVIAVDRQGIGKGSARTVPGFDLYQALAACRDLLVAFGGHPNAAGLTVRETHLPAFRERFCELAAEWSGKEPQHPTLHLDAEVRLNEVDMRLVRELGSLHPFGAGNPEPTLAVRNLAILDARVVGEGHLKLTVRQGTSFPFDSIGFRMGSLADLGLSQRQPVDLAFVPELNRWNGLDRIQLRIRDVKASQTM from the coding sequence ATGCGCCAGAAACGGTGGGTGTTCAGGGATGTCTGCCAGACGCAGCGGGCCGCGTTGGCCCGTGCGCTCTCGATCTCTTCTGTGACTGCGTCCGTGCTCCTCGCTCGCGGCGTGGCGACGCCCCATGAAGCCAGCCGTTGGCTCTCGTCCAGCGCGCAGGCGCCTCACGATCCCTTTCTCTTGCCGGACATGGAACGGGCTGTGGACCGGCTGCATCAGGCGGCGGTAAACGGCGAAAAGATCTGCTTTTACGGCGACTACGATGTAGACGGCATCTCGGCCACGAGCCTGTATCTGACCTTTTTTCGATCACTCGGCGGGACAGCGCTGGTGTACATTCCACACCGTCTTCGGGAAGGCTACGGACTCAATGAAGCGGCGCTGCGCCAACTCCAGCAGGCAAGCGTGGGGCTGGTCGTGACATCGGACTGTGGGACCACCTCGCATCGTGAAATTGCAACGGCCCGGGCGTTGGGGCTGGATGTCGTGGTAACCGACCACCATCAAACCGACGGAGCGATGCCACCGGCTCTGGCCGTCCTCAATCCTCACCGGCGTGATTCACGTTACCCCTTCAAAGGACTGTGTTCCGGCGCGCTCGCGTGGAAGGTTGTGCAAGCCTATGAACAAAAATACGGCGGTGATGTGGCGCTCGAGTCCTTGATGGACCTGGTGGCCCTCTCCACCGTGGCGGATGTCGTGCCGTTGCAAGATGAAAATCGCGGGTTCGTCCGGGAAGGGCTGGCTCAGATGACGCGCGGCGCTCGTTGCGGCATCAGAGCGCTTAAGCAGTCGGCCGGCATCGATCGGGACTGTACCGCCGACGCCGTCGCCTTTCGGCTCGCGCCCCGTATCAACGCGGCGGGAAGATTGGCCCATGCGCTTACGAGCGTCCGGTTGTTGACGACGGAGTCCGAGCTTGAAGCGAAGCAACTGGCTGAAGAACTGGAACGGCTCAACCGGGAGCGCCAAGAGATCGAGGAGGGCATGATGGCCGAGGCGTTGGCCTCGGTCGGCGAAGGGGGCGACGCGCCGGCCCTGGTGCTTGCCTCGCCGAACTGGCACCTCGGCGTGGTCGGGATCGTCGCGGCCCGCTTGGTTGAACGCTTCCATCGCCCGGCGATCGTGATCGCGGTGGACAGGCAGGGAATCGGGAAGGGGTCGGCCAGAACGGTGCCGGGCTTCGATCTCTATCAGGCGCTCGCCGCTTGCCGCGATCTGCTGGTGGCATTCGGCGGCCACCCGAACGCGGCCGGGCTGACGGTCAGAGAAACACATCTCCCCGCCTTCCGTGAGAGATTCTGTGAACTGGCGGCCGAGTGGTCGGGAAAGGAGCCGCAGCATCCGACTCTCCATCTGGATGCCGAAGTGCGGTTGAACGAGGTCGATATGCGGTTGGTGCGGGAATTGGGCTCGCTCCATCCCTTCGGTGCGGGAAATCCGGAGCCGACGCTGGCTGTGCGGAATCTGGCGATTCTGGACGCGCGGGTCGTGGGCGAGGGGCATCTCAAGCTGACCGTTCGCCAGGGAACGTCGTTTCCCTTCGACAGTATCGGATTCCGCATGGGCTCGCTGGCCGACCTCGGCCTTTCACAACGACAGCCCGTCGACCTGGCCTTTGTGCCGGAACTCAATCGATGGAACGGGCTGGACCGCATTCAGTTGCGGATCAGGGATGTCAAGGCCAGTCAGACAATGTGA
- a CDS encoding ubiquitin-like protein Pup, whose translation MEKQERRPESTKREPQAKDEVKPNPKVVEAGKKLKEDIDKLVDEIDDVLEENAEEFVKNYVQKGGE comes from the coding sequence ATGGAGAAACAAGAGAGGAGACCGGAATCCACCAAAAGGGAACCGCAGGCGAAGGACGAGGTCAAACCGAATCCTAAGGTCGTCGAAGCCGGCAAGAAACTCAAAGAGGACATCGACAAGCTGGTCGATGAGATCGACGACGTGCTCGAAGAAAACGCGGAGGAATTCGTGAAGAACTACGTCCAGAAAGGAGGAGAATAA